The Mesorhizobium loti genome includes a region encoding these proteins:
- a CDS encoding IclR family transcriptional regulator, whose protein sequence is MADDAKESGKPTYSAPALTKGLDVLELLAEARAPLTMKEIAEGLGRSKNEIFRMLIALQERQYIERNAETDAYSLTDKLFKLGLHTPSAQDLMSAAMPELTRIAGDSNQSPHLVVFNHGLTVVTAAVPGGEDMAFTLRLGYGRLATDATSGHVILAFQPPKVAARMIDESAANSPVPLDRDALEKQLRIIRADGYWMRESRDFVGITDICCPVIGPDGSAVASIIVAYINRHTRESRHAYTLEVLRAACDRISMKLSPRVR, encoded by the coding sequence ATGGCAGATGACGCAAAAGAGAGTGGCAAACCGACCTATTCGGCCCCGGCGCTGACCAAGGGCCTCGATGTCCTGGAGTTGCTGGCGGAGGCGAGGGCGCCCTTGACGATGAAGGAGATCGCGGAAGGCCTCGGCCGTTCGAAAAATGAGATATTCCGGATGCTGATCGCGCTGCAGGAGCGTCAATATATCGAGCGCAACGCCGAGACCGACGCCTATTCGTTGACCGACAAGCTTTTCAAGCTGGGGCTGCACACGCCGAGCGCCCAGGATCTCATGTCCGCCGCCATGCCCGAGCTGACGCGGATTGCCGGGGACTCAAATCAGTCGCCGCACCTGGTCGTCTTCAATCATGGCTTGACCGTCGTGACCGCGGCCGTCCCCGGCGGTGAGGACATGGCGTTCACGCTGCGCCTGGGATACGGCCGCCTGGCCACCGACGCGACCTCCGGCCATGTGATTCTTGCCTTCCAGCCGCCAAAGGTCGCGGCGCGGATGATCGATGAAAGTGCGGCGAATTCCCCGGTGCCGCTGGATCGTGACGCGCTGGAAAAGCAGCTTCGTATCATCCGCGCGGACGGCTACTGGATGCGCGAGAGCCGTGACTTCGTCGGGATCACCGATATCTGCTGTCCGGTCATCGGACCGGACGGCAGCGCCGTTGCCTCCATTATCGTCGCCTATATCAATCGCCATACGCGTGAAAGCCGCCATGCCTATACTCTGGAGGTCCTGCGCGCTGCCTGCGATCGCATCTCCATGAAGCTGTCACCACGGGTTCGCTGA
- a CDS encoding succinylglutamate desuccinylase, with translation MTVPRPANTARRTISPRPNSVYTSVDFEREGKQIGFFHVPQSPHDDAWGTVRVPLAVIKNGDGPTVLIEGGNHGDEYEGPIALGELLREIDPRDIAGRIIAIPAINIRAVEAGTRTSPVDGLNFNRSFPGDFNGTLTSQIAAYVHDILFPMADYFLDLHSGGSSLMILPSAIIEPSPTAQGHRKNIKATLAFGAPTVVMVDNLGETRTSTASANQQGLIVIGSEMAGGGLVSQDALAICRRGIRNVLKHAGVLKGAPDIAPGANARVLKVPGSEGYLLSEEDGVFEPLSPLGSAVSKGDLAGRIHFLHTPSRAPIDLLHPIDGIVFAKRQPGRVRPGNCCFVLANEYPEALTDGP, from the coding sequence ATGACCGTACCGAGACCTGCCAACACAGCGCGCCGGACGATAAGCCCTCGGCCCAACAGCGTTTACACGTCGGTCGATTTCGAGCGCGAGGGCAAGCAGATCGGCTTCTTTCATGTGCCTCAATCGCCGCATGACGATGCCTGGGGCACAGTCCGCGTTCCGCTCGCCGTCATCAAGAACGGCGACGGTCCGACGGTCCTGATCGAGGGGGGCAACCACGGCGATGAATATGAGGGTCCGATCGCGCTCGGCGAGCTTCTGCGCGAGATCGATCCGCGCGATATTGCCGGACGCATCATCGCGATCCCGGCCATCAACATTCGGGCTGTCGAGGCCGGCACCCGCACCTCCCCGGTCGACGGGTTGAATTTCAACCGCAGTTTTCCGGGCGATTTCAACGGCACGCTGACAAGCCAGATCGCGGCCTATGTGCATGACATCCTGTTTCCGATGGCCGACTACTTCCTGGATCTCCATTCCGGCGGTTCGTCCCTGATGATCCTGCCGAGCGCGATCATCGAACCGTCCCCGACCGCGCAGGGACATCGCAAGAACATCAAGGCGACGCTCGCCTTCGGGGCGCCGACCGTTGTCATGGTCGACAATCTCGGTGAAACCCGCACCTCGACCGCGTCCGCCAACCAACAGGGGCTGATCGTCATCGGCAGTGAGATGGCCGGCGGCGGCCTTGTCAGTCAGGATGCGCTGGCCATCTGCCGCAGGGGCATCCGCAATGTGCTGAAACATGCAGGCGTCCTGAAAGGCGCGCCTGACATTGCCCCTGGCGCCAACGCACGCGTGCTCAAGGTGCCCGGAAGCGAAGGCTATCTGCTTTCCGAGGAGGACGGTGTCTTCGAGCCCTTGAGCCCGCTCGGCAGTGCCGTCAGCAAGGGTGACCTTGCCGGACGCATTCACTTTCTCCACACGCCGTCACGCGCGCCCATCGATCTCCTTCACCCTATCGACGGCATCGTTTTCGCCAAGCGTCAGCCCGGCCGCGTGCGTCCGGGGAATTGCTGCTTCGTGCTTGCCAACGAATACCCTGAGGCACTGACCGATGGGCCATGA
- a CDS encoding threonine/serine dehydratase, whose protein sequence is MGHEDIEAAARRIAPFIRRTPVVKLDHATGANLQNDVYLKLECLQVSGSFKIRGATNRVKTLEPSRIENGLVAASGGNHGLATAYVAAQAGVPATIYLPNNASPLKAEKLRKWGADVRFAGKVWDEAHEAALAEAKACGAFYMHPFADAQIVSGQGTVALEMVDQIPDADIYIVAIGGGGLISGMSEVLKHVKPEARIIGVEPTGSPTLHASLAAGRVVRLPEITTKVATMACGRTDESIYAIVAKHVDDIVLVEDADMQKAAELLWFEFGIAADLSGAASLAALMSGAFKPPRGARIAGLVCGAGVEGLNG, encoded by the coding sequence ATGGGCCATGAGGACATCGAAGCGGCTGCCCGACGCATTGCCCCCTTCATACGGCGCACCCCGGTCGTCAAGCTCGACCATGCCACGGGCGCAAACCTTCAAAATGATGTCTATTTGAAACTCGAATGCCTCCAGGTGAGCGGCTCCTTCAAGATCCGGGGCGCCACGAACCGGGTGAAAACGCTCGAGCCGAGCCGGATCGAAAACGGACTGGTCGCCGCATCCGGCGGCAATCACGGCCTGGCGACCGCCTATGTGGCTGCCCAGGCCGGCGTTCCCGCCACCATCTACCTGCCGAACAATGCAAGCCCGCTGAAGGCGGAAAAGTTGCGCAAATGGGGCGCTGACGTTCGCTTCGCAGGCAAGGTCTGGGATGAAGCGCATGAGGCGGCATTGGCCGAGGCAAAGGCGTGCGGCGCCTTCTACATGCATCCCTTCGCCGATGCGCAGATCGTGTCCGGTCAGGGAACCGTGGCGCTGGAGATGGTCGATCAGATTCCCGATGCGGACATCTACATCGTCGCGATCGGCGGGGGCGGCCTCATCAGCGGCATGTCCGAAGTCCTGAAGCACGTCAAACCTGAAGCCAGGATCATTGGTGTCGAGCCGACCGGTTCACCGACCCTTCACGCCTCCCTGGCTGCCGGCCGTGTCGTTCGCTTGCCCGAGATAACGACGAAGGTGGCGACCATGGCCTGCGGCCGCACGGACGAAAGCATCTACGCGATCGTCGCCAAGCACGTCGACGACATCGTCCTCGTCGAGGATGCCGACATGCAGAAGGCCGCTGAATTGCTCTGGTTCGAATTCGGCATTGCCGCCGACCTCAGCGGCGCGGCGTCGCTGGCCGCGTTGATGAGCGGAGCTTTCAAGCCACCGCGCGGCGCCCGCATCGCCGGGCTTGTCTGCGGCGCCGGTGTCGAAGGCCTGAACGGCTGA